The following coding sequences are from one Granulicella sp. L56 window:
- the tyrS gene encoding tyrosine--tRNA ligase, with product MANFLSLEDQLDLITKGAAEILPLDALKERIQQSIASGKPMRIKAGFDPTAPDLHLGHTVLIRKLRHFQQLGHTVIFLIGDSTALIGDPTGRNVTRKPLTPEQIAANAETYKEQVFKILDPEKTEVRYNSEWLDKLNYYDMVRLLAQFTVSQMLEREDFHKRFDAEQPIALHEMIYPVAQGYDSVELKSDVELGGTDQKFNLMRGRDLQKHFGEPQQIVLMVPILEGLDGVQKMSKSLNNAIGIHEPASEMYGKLMSISDELMWKYWTLLTDLRKSEIAQMQADVTDGKLHPMQTKKNLAHAITADFHSAAEADAAAENWAQQFQQRGVANDLEEVTVEYSAVAGADANTVRMAKLLAQAGLASSASEATRKLAEGAVRVGTEVHREATLSLESLPAKLTVRLGKRAKAITITA from the coding sequence ATGGCTAATTTTTTATCGCTTGAAGACCAGCTTGACCTCATCACCAAGGGCGCTGCCGAGATTCTTCCGCTGGACGCTCTTAAGGAGCGCATTCAGCAGTCCATCGCTTCGGGCAAGCCGATGCGCATCAAGGCGGGATTTGACCCGACTGCACCGGACCTGCATCTGGGCCATACGGTGCTGATTCGCAAGCTACGGCACTTTCAGCAACTGGGGCATACGGTCATCTTTTTGATTGGGGATTCGACGGCGCTGATCGGCGACCCGACCGGGCGCAACGTGACCCGCAAGCCGCTGACGCCCGAGCAGATTGCCGCCAACGCGGAGACGTACAAGGAGCAGGTGTTCAAGATTCTGGACCCGGAGAAGACCGAGGTTCGGTACAACTCCGAGTGGCTGGACAAGCTGAACTACTACGACATGGTGCGGCTGCTGGCGCAGTTCACGGTGTCGCAGATGCTGGAGCGCGAGGACTTCCACAAGCGCTTCGACGCGGAGCAGCCGATTGCGCTGCACGAGATGATCTATCCCGTGGCGCAGGGGTACGACTCGGTTGAGCTGAAGAGCGATGTGGAGCTGGGCGGGACGGACCAGAAGTTCAACCTGATGCGTGGGCGCGATCTGCAGAAGCACTTTGGCGAACCGCAGCAGATTGTGCTGATGGTGCCGATTTTGGAAGGGCTGGACGGCGTGCAGAAGATGTCGAAGTCGCTGAATAATGCGATTGGCATTCATGAGCCGGCGTCGGAGATGTATGGCAAGCTGATGTCGATCTCCGACGAGCTGATGTGGAAGTATTGGACGCTGCTGACTGATCTGCGTAAGTCGGAGATTGCGCAGATGCAGGCCGATGTGACCGATGGCAAGCTGCATCCGATGCAGACGAAGAAGAACCTCGCGCATGCAATTACTGCCGATTTTCATTCGGCGGCTGAGGCCGATGCGGCGGCGGAGAACTGGGCGCAGCAGTTTCAGCAGCGCGGAGTGGCGAACGATCTCGAAGAGGTAACGGTGGAATACAGTGCCGTCGCGGGGGCCGATGCGAATACAGTGCGGATGGCGAAGCTCCTGGCACAGGCTGGACTCGCCAGTTCGGCAAGCGAGGCTACGCGCAAGCTGGCCGAGGGAGCAGTGCGCGTAGGCACTGAGGTGCACCGCGAAGCAACGCTATCGCTGGAATCATTGCCGGCGAAGCTGACGGTGCGGCTGGGCAAGCGGGCCAAGGCTATTACGATTACGGCATGA